The following are encoded in a window of Brettanomyces bruxellensis chromosome 9, complete sequence genomic DNA:
- a CDS encoding uncharacterized protein (BUSCO:EOG09263H0Y): MTDERKDQTLEKCGCPKEKPTSIDILSYSTSIDAYCENKLTPRKSVDSAVSSNFPSKSYHRAKYRFMRSIVNIKNVYHNVVKADFKEMFNTEFGLPEEDSSDKIPAASSGKSALSGSSELLLSYVKTPFRLEGFMLLGLTYSLIVLLKWFAVVPSRFLTYSICALRSVVKDKNVRTSLLTSNHWSSINKYKNDAIFVLLTIFSLLMLTGLDESKIYHKVKSGTSMKLYFMVGLLEIANKLLSAVGQDIIELLFRISILKLTKDKRIRFVHHALLKFVLVALLSILYLTFHSIIMVYQVMALNVAVNSYSNALLTLILSSQFSELKGSVFKRIEREGLFQLVCADLNERFMLFTMLLVISSRNMLQLVSNGASLSSLFDNLKPNSWYSDLTFSKSLNDWIGFLVGPSFVVIGSEILVDWLKHTYIIKFNKIRPRVYRKYASVLAKDYLADFEFSHSDEQDNHPITKDIPEILIKRTGLPVFTLCVVLFKMTIFPWMGFVVDSENIFLSVLLVIMILILCSFLTICFKMVLSLILAEFCKTFVSLKTSGHIKEDYFPGNPNVHLSDASDVRNEFYEAGETIPLSLEDKRKERIKKDDDDKLDSVTRFEMVGKRIW, encoded by the coding sequence ATGACAGATGAAAGGAAAGATCAAACTCTGGAAAAATGTGGATGTCCTAAAGAAAAGCCAACATCTATAGATATCCTGTCATATTCAACTTCAATTGATGCATACTGTGAAAATAAGTTGACACCCAGAAAAAGTGTGGACTCTGCAGTGAGCTCTAACTTTCCTTCAAAATCATATCACCGTGCCAAATATAGATTTATGCGATCAATTGTAAATATCAAGAATGTTTATCATAATGTTGTTAAGGCTGATTTTAAAGAAATGTTCAATACTGAGTTTGGACTACCTGAAGAAGACAGTAGTGACAAAATACCTGCTGCAAGTTCCGGTAAATCTGCTCTCTCTGGAAGCTCAGAACTGTTACTTTCTTACGTAAAAACACCTTTTAGGTTAGAGGGTTTTATGCTATTGGGGTTAACATACAGTTTGATTGTTTTACTCAAATGGTTTGCAGTTGTGCCCTCTAGGTTTCTTACATATAGTATATGTGCTTTGCGATCAGTTGTCAAGGACAAGAATGTGCGGACTTCCCTTTTAACAAGCAATCATTGGTCCAGTATTAACAAATATAAGAACGATGCAATATTTGTTCTCCTAACTATTTTTTCGCTATTAATGCTCACTGGTCTTGACGAAAgtaaaatatatcataAGGTCAAATCAGGGACATCAATgaaactttattttatgGTTGGTCTTCTTGAAATAGCAAATAAGCTACTTAGTGCAGTTGGTCAGGACATTATTGAATTGCTATTTAGAATCAGCATATTAAAGCTTACAAAAGATAAAAGGATCCGTTTTGTTCACCATGCTCTGCTCAAATTCGTGCTGGTTGCGCTTTTATCAATTCTTTATCTTACATTTCATTCTATCATAATGGTTTACCAGGTTATGGCACTTAATGTTGCTGTTAATTCTTATTCAAATGCTCTTTTAACTCTTATTCTCTCTAGCCAGTTCAGCGAATTGAAAGGATCTGTTTTCAAACGAATCGAACGAGAAGGATTATTCCAGCTGGTCTGTGCAGACCTAAATGAAAGATTTATGTTATTCACCATGCTTTTGGTTATATCATCCAGAAATATGCTTCAGCTTGTTTCAAATGGAGCTTCACTTTCTAGCTTATTTGATAATCTTAAGCCGAATTCATGGTATTCAGATCTCACCTTCTCAAAATCGCTTAATGATTGGATCGGCTTTTTAGTAGGTCCCTCTTTTGTCGTAATCGGCTCCGAAATATTGGTCGATTGGCTGAAGCACACATatatcatcaaatttaatAAAATCAGACCACGCGTATACCGAAAATATGCTAGTGTTTTGGCTAAGGATTATCTTGCCGATTTTGAGTTTTCCCATTCTGATGAACAAGATAATCATCCCATTACAAAGGATATTCCTGAgatattaataaaaagaacCGGTCTTCCTGTATTCACACTTTGTGTGGTACTATTTAAGATGACAATATTCCCCTGGATGGGATTTGTTGTGGACTCTgagaatatatttttatctgtTCTATTAGTGATCATGATTCTAATTTTATGTTCCTTTCTTACAATATGTTTTAAAATGGTTCTAAGTTTGATCTTGGCTGAATTCTGCAAAACTTTCGTCAGTCTCAAAACTTCAGGGCATATAAAAGAGGATTATTTTCCGGGAAACCCAAATGTTCATCTATCAGATGCTTCAGATGTCCGTAATGAGTTTTATGAGGCGGGAGAAACTATTCCGTTGTCTTTagaagataaaagaaaagaaagaatcaagaaggatgatgatgataaattgGACTCTGTAACAAGATTTGAGATGGTGGGGAAAAGGATATGGTAA
- a CDS encoding uncharacterized protein (BUSCO:EOG09262IZO), giving the protein MTNEAEHFTIVVKLGSSSIVDEHTREPRIANMSLLVETLVKLRREGHRIVFVSSGAIAVGMNKLKIESKPKKLAAKQALAAIGQGELISMWDELFSHLNQTTAQVLLTRNDIMDFSQFKNAENTLKELLDMNIIPIVNENDTISAQEIKFGDNDTLSAITAGMCNADFLFLLTDVDCLYTDNPRFNPDARPVLLVKNMNSLDVNTKSAGSSVGTGGMKTKLIAADLATNAGVTTVICNSKTPQNMLKIVKYSCKEDKNLRESDKTFPIQDPQEFGVENADELTKMKESHVPMHTRFIGQPKNTIKNRQFWLLHGLKPQGALIVDLGCYRAITRHKRAGLLPAGVLAVEGTFHQMECVQIKLGFKDDQGKFDRSKGTYPIGKGRPNYSSTEIDRIKGLQSCDIGSKLEYSDSEYVVHRDNLAFPIHPDSELLSALTSCKI; this is encoded by the coding sequence ATGACAAACGAAGCAGAACATTTTACTATTGTTGTGAAATTAGGCTCATCATCAATCGTTGATGAGCATACCAGAGAACCAAGGATTGCAAACATGTCGCTTCTAGTGGAAACATTGGTGAAACTTCGGAGAGAAGGACATCGTATAGTATTTGTTTCTTCCGGAGCTATTGCTGTTGGTATGAATAAGCTGAAAATAGAAAgtaaaccaaaaaaattggcaGCAAAGCAGGCACTTGCAGCTATCGGGCAAGGTGAACTTATTTCGATGTGGGATGAACTCTTTTCTCATTTAAATCAGACAACTGCCCAGGTTCTTTTAACAAGAAATGATATAATGGACTTTTCCCAGTTCAAGAATGCCGAAAATACCCTCAAAGAATTGCTAGATATGAACATCATTCCGATCgttaatgaaaatgatacTATTTCTGCTCAGGAAATCAAATTCGGTGATAACGATACACTTTCGGCCATCACTGCTGGAATGTGTAACGCagattttttgtttcttttgacAGATGTTGACTGTTTATATACAGACAATCCACGATTTAATCCTGATGCCAGACCTGTGTTACttgtgaaaaatatgaacAGTTTAGACGTGAATACTAAATCAGCGGGTTCGAGTGTTGGTACGGGTGGAATGAAGACTAAATTGATTGCCGCCGATCTAGCAACGAATGCAGGTGTTACGACGGTAATTTGTAACTCCAAAACACCTCAGAACATGCTAAAGATTGTGAAGTACAGTTGCAAAGAAGACAAAAACCTTAGGGAATCGGATAAAACTTTTCCTATTCAAGACCCTCAAGAGTTTGGGGTGGAAAATGCCGACGAGttaacaaaaatgaaggaaagTCACGTTCCAATGCATACCAGATTTATTGGACAACCAAAgaatacaataaaaaataggCAATTTTGGCTTTTGCATGGGCTGAAGCCACAGGGAGCACTTATCGTGGATCTTGGATGCTACAGGGCCATAACCAGGCATAAAAGAGCAGGCCTTTTACCTGCAGGTGTTCTGGCTGTCGAGGGAacatttcatcaaatggaATGCGTTCAGATTAAACTAGGCTTCAAGGACGATCAAGGAAAGTTTGACCGGTCAAAGGGAACCTACCCAATTGGAAAAGGTCGTCCCAACTATTCCTCAACGGAGATAGATAGAATTAAAGGGCTTCAAAGTTGCGATATTGGTTCCAAGCTTGAATACTCAGATTCTGAGTATGTTGTTCACAGAGACAATTTGGCTTTTCCTATCCATCCAGATTCGGAACTACTGTCTGCGCTAACAAGCTGCAAAATTTAG
- a CDS encoding uncharacterized protein (BUSCO:EOG09262VVF): MVKKWIDKKKAYNFAVVHRSREDPLYYDNDANDAVLVPINNTNKKRSKKNIRLENKTELEEEVLKSEKNVRSNEGEAAFFGIPFDDSKYDYMKHLKPIKPSVNSVFIPKNATTVNKNSEGQFKLKLPQETLPSKEVKYDYQRQQGIPDEISGFKPDLNADVREALTALEDDAYLDDTQDQDDTDVFGILLNGKKQESLTLDQYNKLEEKEMQEKTDEWDLDDFNEDSGVQGEVSQGDNFDWEKDFKKFKQVQTSGKVGNGWNTDDEFDSDEGVESEEQDVVGELPNILNKESRSKSKKVKRKKGAMTDTSSYSMSSSALCRTEQLSIIDDRFDVMKKKYDRNDNDEEGEEQPFDFKNERSDFASMVDDFLDNYEQKGKRIVKKDKEVEKIRNAADTVSKSKLAQRRRRQKEKRGVFSLKGLSNDMGNLKI; this comes from the coding sequence ATGGTTAAAAAGTGGATTGATAAGAAAAAGGCATATAATTTTGCGGTGGTGCATAGATCGCGTGAGGATCCGCTTTATTATGATAATGATGCAAATGATGCAGTTCTTGTGCCGATAAATAATACCAACAAGAAGagatcaaagaaaaatattcgTTTGGAGAATAAAACGGAATTAGAAGAGGAAGTTTTAAAGAGTGAAAAGAATGTTAGGTCGAATGAGGGTGAGGCAGCTTTTTTTGGCATACCTTTCGATGATTCTAAGTATGATTATATGAAACATTTGAAGCCTATAAAGCCATCTGTGAACAGTGTTTTCATCCCAAAAAATGCCACTACTGTTAATAAAAATAGTGAAGGACAGTTCAAACTTAAATTACCACAAGAGACCCTCCCATCAAAAGAAGTCAAATATGATTACCAGAGACAGCAAGGAATTCCTGATGAAATTAGTGGTTTTAAGCCTGACCTTAATGCAGATGTTCGAGAGGCTTTGACGGCTCTGGAGGATGATGCCTATCTTGATGACACGCAGGATCAAGATGACACCGATGTTTTTGGTATTCTCTTaaatggaaagaagcaagaaagtTTGACGCTTGATCAATATAACAAGcttgaagagaaagagatgcAAGAAAAGACAGACGAATGGGATTTAGATGATTTCAACGAAGATTCCGGTGTACAAGGAGAAGTTTCACAAGGAGATAACTTTGATTGGGAAAAAgatttcaaaaagtttaaaCAAGTGCAGACAAGTGGGAAAGTTGGTAATGGCTGGAACACTGATGACGAATTTGATAGTGATGAAGGTGTAGAAAGTGAGGAGCAGGATGTCGTTGGTGAGCTTCCGAACATActaaataaagaaagcaggtccaaaagcaagaaggtcaaaagaaagaaaggtGCGATGACGGACACATCATCCTATTCAATGTCATCTTCGGCGCTTTGTAGGACTGAACAGTTGAGTATTATAGATGATCGTTTCGAtgtgatgaagaagaaatatgaccggaatgataatgatgaagaaggtgaagagcaaccttttgatttcaaaaatgagcGTTCTGACTTTGCGTCCATGGTGGATGACTTTTTGGACAATTATGAACAGAAAGGTAAGAGGATAGTGAAGAAGGACAAAGAAGTGGAGAAGATTAGAAATGCAGCCGATACTGTTTCCAAAAGTAAGCTTGCACAACGTCGGCGGAGgcagaaggaaaagagaggTGTCTTTTCTCTTAAAGGATTAAGTAATGATATGGgaaacttgaaaatatgA